A single genomic interval of Oryza sativa Japonica Group chromosome 7, ASM3414082v1 harbors:
- the LOC4343241 gene encoding E3 ubiquitin protein ligase RIN2, translating to MAAVNSLYVAAASTAASAAALQWWAGSLLDGDADAAGGGGGGGGGDWLGTVLGSHVTVALLANLAAHVFLVLILSLKTLFFVQLTSSETRKVLEHIINYVLYKGTFLPLVVPPNSQQIILWSSWLGLLCSLKMFQSLARERLEQLNASPSATPSKYFRVYSALLLVLSADVLWIKLCVGFCKSCNSQLFWLMFFEPLSIGFETLQSIMVHGFQLFDIWQRHQMDSGVDYLDFQKTYKQAAGSFSEWRGRLVRNFGFVIDLISLLMSLGHYSMIFWLRGMAFHLVDAVLLLNLRALIASFWKRIKTYAKLRKALSSLDGALPDATYDEICAYDDECAICRGPMARAKKLSCNHLFHLACLRSWLDQGLMDGYSCPTCRRPLFLSSQGHTRSTAEVGNVQLIAEQLNAGLNQQRVPGHEHPIEHQNPADAVWRGAGLDSSWAPPWSSPGMDNPSSSSAVTSVGLSGVQMMMRQLTSVTDNYGHPDATWSLWPEPVAGSSVVPSSSSRPDGASAAGLRFRGTARPANGSMSEVLSMVDRVREVLPHIPDELIIEDLMRTNNINATVNNLLLMQ from the exons ATGGCGGCGGTGAACAGCCTCTACGTCGCCGCGGCATCCACCGCGGCCAGCGCCGCGGCGCTGCAGTGGTGGGCGGGGTCCCTCCTCGACGGGGATGCCGACGCggcgggcgggggaggaggaggaggaggaggggactgGCTCGGCACGGTGCTGGGCTCGCACGTGACCGTCGCGCTCCTGGCGAATCTGGCGGCGCACGTGTTCCTCGTCCTCATCCTCTCCCTCAAG ACACTAttttttgttcaattaaccTCTTCTGAGACTAGAAAGGTGTTGGAACACATCATTAACTATGTGCTTTACAAG GGAACTTTTCTCCCACTGGTTGTGCCTCCTAATTCTCAACAAATAATCCTTTGGTCAAGTTGGTTGGGCCTTCTTTGTTCCCTGAAG ATGTTTCAATCATTGGCTAGAGAACGCCTTGAACAGCTCAATGCTTCACCATCAGCGACTCCATCAAAATACTTTCGTGTATATTCTGCACTATTGCTGGTTCTATCGGCTGATGTACTATG GATAAAGCTTTGTGTTGGGTTCTGCAAGTCGTGTAATTCTCAACTATTTTGGCTTATGTTTTTTGAGCCACTTAGTATTGGCTTTGAGACACTGCAG TCAATCATGGTGCATGGATTTCAGTTGTTTGACATATGGCAACGACATCAAATGGACAGTGGTGTGGACTATCTTGATTTCCAAAAAACTTATAAGCAAGCAGCAG GATCTTTTTCTGAGTGGAGAGGCAGACTAGTCAGAAATTTTGGTTTTGTCATTGACTTGATAAGCTTATTGATGTCACTTGGTCATTACTCAATGATCTTCTGGCTCCGTGGTATGGCGTTTCATCTGGTTGACGCTGTTCTCCTATTGAACTTGCGC GCTCTTATAGCTTCATTTTGGAAGCGGATAAAAACTTATGCCAAGTTACGAAAGGCACTTAGTTCACTCGACGGAGCACTTCCAGATGCTACATATGATGAAATCTGTGCATACGACGATGAGTGTGCCATCTGTAGG GGACCAATGGCTCGAGCTAAAAAGTTATCCTGCAACCATCTATTTCATCTAGCTTGCTTGCGATCATG GTTGGACCAAGGATTAATGGATGGTTACTCATGTCCAACTTGTCGAAGACCTCTCTTTCTGTCATCTCAAGGTCACACAAGATCTACAGCAGAGGTAGGAAACGTCCAGTTAATTGCAGAACAACTTAATGCGGGGTTGAATCAGCAGAGGGTTCCTGGTCATGAACATCCTATTGAACATCAGAATCCTGCAGATGCTGTTTGGAG AGGTGCTGGTCTTGATTCTAGCTGGGCACCACCATGGTCGAGCCCTGGGATGGACAATCCCAGTTCTTCCAGCGCCGTGACATCAGTGGGGCTTAGTGGAGTTCAGATGATGATGAGGCAGTTGACTTCAGTGACTGATAATTATGGGCATCCAGATGCCACCTGGAGTCTATGGCCTGAGCCAGTTGCAGGATCTTCGGTTGTTCCATCCTCTTCCTCGAGGCCTGATGGTGCTTCAGCTGCTGGCTTGCGGTTCCGAGGCACTGCAAGACCCGCGAATGGTAGCATGTCGGAGGTTCTCTCCATGGTAGATAGAGTACGAGAAGTTTTACCCCATATCCCTGACGAGCTAATTATTGAG GATCTGATGAGAACAAATAATATAAACGCTACTGTAAATAATCTTCTGCTGATGCAATAA
- the LOC4343240 gene encoding actin-depolymerizing factor 9, translating into MANSASGLAVNDECKFKFQELKTRRGFRFIVFKIDDKAMEIKVERLGQTAEGYEDFAATLPADECRYAVYDLDFVTDENCQKSKIFFFSWSPDTARTRSKMLYASSKDRFRRELDGIQCEIQATDPSEMSLDIIRARAH; encoded by the exons ATG GCGAATTCTGCGTCAGGGCTGGCGGTGAACGACGAGTGCAAGTTCAAGTTCCAGGAGCTGAAGACGAGGAGGGGGTTCAGGTTCATCGTGTTCAAGATCGACGACAAGGCCATGGAGATCAAGGTGGAGAGGCTCGGGCAGACTGCCGAGGGCTACGAGGActtcgccgccaccctccccgcCGACGAGTGCCGCTACGCCGTCTACGacctcgacttcgtcaccgaCGAGAACTGCCAGAAGAGCaagatcttcttcttctcctg GTCGCCTGACACGGCGAGGACAAGGAGCAAGATGCTGTACGCGAGCTCCAAGGACAGGTTCAGGAGGGAGCTGGACGGAATCCAGTGCGAGATTCAGGCCACAGACCCCAGCGAGATGAGCCTCGACATCATCAGAGCCAGAGCTCACTGA